In one Desulfoferula mesophila genomic region, the following are encoded:
- a CDS encoding LysR substrate-binding domain-containing protein, which produces MTHFEHIKSYVAMGMGVSVMDVYTLNQYDCQRLNMHQLRDLDEIRTYGLITHKNDYLGQTMLAFRRSLYR; this is translated from the coding sequence TTGACCCACTTCGAGCACATCAAAAGTTACGTGGCCATGGGCATGGGTGTGTCGGTCATGGATGTGTACACGCTCAACCAATACGACTGTCAGCGCCTCAACATGCACCAACTGCGCGATCTCGACGAGATTCGCACCTATGGCTTGATAACCCACAAAAATGACTATCTGGGCCAGACGATGCTGGCCTTTAGGCGCTCGCTCTATCGGTAG
- a CDS encoding universal stress protein: MKILLAVDEGRHSSYAATQTSKLALNAWADVTILGNCNEDGGKSPEATGALPPACGSLMESMQVYRQIFLKEGPPEDNPYLAQKEALEWLPVDKGAWEEFKVLRGARKNLRLRLRKGDAGQVLEEDAVEDYDLIVLGYGPHGESLPGASRDGMQKIIENARASVLLVKQDLEIHNLVVCLDNHEVPQRSLELINLIATIHGAALHLYGVTREGWIEIEVDKKLYNLHRYFASNQTQVRTSFKDHAELLPQFAGEAKPDLLVLWRGKQSILRTLFPKKWLGDLVGKSQSSVLVLR, from the coding sequence ATGAAAATATTACTGGCAGTGGACGAGGGGCGTCACAGCAGCTATGCGGCCACCCAGACCTCCAAGCTGGCCTTGAACGCCTGGGCCGACGTGACCATCTTGGGTAACTGCAACGAGGACGGCGGCAAGAGCCCGGAGGCGACGGGCGCTTTGCCACCGGCCTGCGGCAGCCTTATGGAAAGCATGCAGGTATACCGGCAAATATTTCTGAAGGAGGGACCTCCCGAGGACAACCCTTACCTGGCCCAAAAGGAGGCCCTGGAGTGGCTGCCGGTGGACAAGGGGGCCTGGGAGGAGTTCAAGGTTTTGCGGGGAGCCCGCAAAAACCTACGGTTGCGCCTGCGCAAAGGCGACGCCGGCCAGGTGCTGGAGGAGGACGCGGTCGAGGACTACGACCTCATCGTGCTGGGTTATGGCCCGCATGGTGAAAGCCTGCCCGGCGCCTCGCGGGACGGCATGCAAAAAATCATCGAGAACGCCCGGGCCTCCGTGCTCCTGGTAAAGCAGGACCTGGAAATCCATAACCTGGTGGTGTGCCTGGACAACCACGAGGTGCCCCAGAGGTCCTTGGAATTGATCAACCTGATCGCCACCATCCATGGAGCCGCCCTGCACCTTTACGGGGTGACCAGGGAAGGCTGGATCGAAATCGAGGTCGACAAAAAACTCTACAACCTGCACCGTTACTTCGCCTCAAACCAGACCCAGGTACGCACTAGCTTCAAGGATCATGCCGAGTTGTTGCCTCAGTTCGCGGGCGAGGCCAAGCCGGACCTGCTGGTCCTCTGGCGGGGCAAGCAGTCCATCCTGCGGACCTTGTTCCCCAAGAAATGGCTGGGCGACCTGGTGGGTAAAAGCCAGTCCTCGGTGTTGGTCTTGCGCTAG
- a CDS encoding AMP-binding protein: protein MVVPVNPVYTSREIAHILGDSGACMVLAHQDWTPRLEEIEPGAIQVRTVLTRQGGQSLEQALDRACPQAPEAWRPPELDPDEPVLTFYTSGTTGKPKGVMLTHRNLTFGGPNVAQNYGLRAEDVTLAALPMVHVFCIASPFMGAFSSGGGVVVMESFKTEEALAAIARHRVTWFPGVPTMFTYLLKALDESRAYVADLTRALDENQDERVRAMCAWALGRIGGDAAARALREAAGTARGLLQEEIDLALEDLA from the coding sequence GTGGTGGTGCCCGTCAACCCCGTCTACACCAGCCGGGAAATCGCGCACATTCTGGGCGACTCGGGCGCGTGCATGGTTTTGGCGCATCAGGATTGGACGCCCCGGCTGGAGGAGATCGAGCCCGGCGCCATTCAGGTGCGAACCGTCCTCACCCGGCAAGGCGGGCAAAGCCTGGAGCAGGCCCTGGACCGAGCCTGCCCCCAGGCGCCGGAAGCCTGGCGGCCGCCGGAGTTGGACCCGGATGAGCCCGTACTGACCTTTTACACCTCGGGCACCACCGGCAAGCCCAAGGGGGTGATGCTCACCCATCGCAACCTTACCTTTGGCGGACCCAACGTGGCCCAGAACTACGGTCTGCGGGCCGAGGACGTCACCTTGGCCGCCCTGCCCATGGTGCACGTCTTTTGCATCGCCAGCCCCTTCATGGGCGCTTTCAGCTCCGGAGGCGGCGTGGTGGTGATGGAAAGCTTCAAAACCGAGGAGGCGCTGGCGGCCATCGCCCGCCACCGGGTCACCTGGTTCCCGGGAGTGCCCACCATGTTCACCTATCTCCTCAAGGCCCTGGATGAAAGCCGCGCCTACGTGGCGGACCTGACGCGGGCCTTGGATGAAAACCAGGACGAGCGGGTGCGGGCCATGTGCGCCTGGGCCCTGGGGCGCATCGGCGGAGACGCGGCGGCGCGGGCGCTGCGAGAGGCCGCCGGGACGGCCCGGGGGCTGCTGCAAGAAGAGATAGACCTGGCCCTGGAGGATCTGGCCTGA
- a CDS encoding universal stress protein: protein MPNILVSIAADLPSSIALRYACRLADLIHSRVQVLHIKEPDEAGPAVGSGWARLTWQKELLEQARQEITQLLRDDLAHCATKDAPIVAVGDRESHVLAELGRAPYDLLVEGLPAPPSQSLLHRVLHSESLQKIHCPVLLALTMAPLERVLICLDHGEPSQVECFERLMQGTNLGVDLVAIRFPEAAETTGDELLRQRLDQARESLRGAGFDAGQSTVVDGRPDSMASLANDYGLLVVPKVHDSQREHPWVALLGNTSTSMLLC from the coding sequence ATGCCTAATATTCTCGTATCCATCGCGGCGGACCTCCCCAGCAGCATCGCGTTGCGCTATGCCTGCAGACTGGCCGACCTCATCCATTCCAGGGTGCAGGTTCTCCATATCAAAGAGCCCGACGAAGCCGGGCCGGCGGTGGGCTCCGGCTGGGCCCGCCTCACCTGGCAGAAGGAATTGTTGGAGCAGGCCCGGCAGGAGATAACCCAGCTTTTGCGCGACGACCTGGCCCACTGCGCCACCAAGGACGCGCCCATCGTGGCGGTGGGCGACCGCGAAAGCCATGTGCTGGCCGAGCTGGGCCGAGCTCCCTACGACCTGCTGGTCGAGGGCCTGCCCGCTCCGCCCAGCCAGAGCCTTCTGCACCGCGTCCTGCATTCGGAGAGCTTGCAAAAAATCCATTGCCCGGTGCTGTTGGCCTTGACCATGGCTCCTCTTGAGCGGGTCTTGATCTGCCTGGACCACGGAGAGCCGAGCCAAGTCGAATGCTTTGAAAGGCTCATGCAAGGAACCAACCTCGGCGTGGACCTGGTGGCCATACGCTTCCCGGAAGCGGCGGAGACGACCGGCGACGAGCTGCTGCGGCAACGCCTGGATCAGGCCAGGGAAAGTCTGCGCGGCGCCGGGTTCGACGCGGGCCAAAGCACCGTTGTGGACGGGCGGCCCGACAGCATGGCCTCCCTGGCCAATGACTACGGTTTGCTGGTTGTTCCCAAGGTGCACGACAGCCAGCGAGAACATCCTTGGGTCGCCTTGTTGGGTAATACCTCCACCAGCATGCTGCTGTGCTGA